The Nitrosopumilus sp. genome includes a region encoding these proteins:
- a CDS encoding RlmE family RNA methyltransferase, whose translation MKLIEARKDHYRRLAHEQGFRSRAAFKLKELNQSYRIIGPGFYVLDLGCAPGGWTQMAVKLAGNQGKVMGIDLSYVEEIPGAHIIRENIEDEHVVDEVMSYFGRKVNAVVCDLSPQVSGNWSVDHAKQISLNYDCTKIMDKVLAHKGNAVFKVFDGEFSMEFKDYIKKKFARINLTKPKASRKQSSELYYVCLGFIG comes from the coding sequence ATGAAACTCATAGAAGCGCGAAAAGATCATTATCGCAGATTAGCTCATGAACAGGGGTTTCGAAGTAGAGCTGCATTCAAACTAAAGGAATTAAATCAATCATATCGTATTATAGGACCTGGATTTTATGTATTAGACCTTGGATGTGCTCCAGGTGGATGGACTCAAATGGCTGTAAAATTAGCGGGAAATCAAGGAAAAGTTATGGGAATTGATTTGTCTTATGTTGAAGAAATTCCTGGTGCTCATATAATTCGAGAAAATATTGAAGATGAGCATGTTGTAGATGAAGTAATGTCTTATTTTGGACGTAAAGTAAATGCGGTAGTTTGTGATCTTTCTCCACAAGTTAGTGGAAATTGGTCTGTTGATCATGCAAAACAAATTTCTCTAAATTATGATTGTACTAAAATCATGGACAAAGTTTTAGCACATAAAGGAAATGCTGTATTCAAAGTCTTTGATGGAGAATTTTCTATGGAGTTTAAAGATTACATAAAGAAAAAATTTGCAAGAATTAATCTTACTAAACCAAAAGCTAGTAGAAAACAAAGTAGTGAATTATACTATGTTTGTTTAGGCTTTATTGGATAG